The following coding sequences lie in one Cucurbita pepo subsp. pepo cultivar mu-cu-16 chromosome LG13, ASM280686v2, whole genome shotgun sequence genomic window:
- the LOC111808584 gene encoding adenylate kinase, chloroplastic: protein MALHSSFTAVGYANPVSSSRQRQPVHLPYVSNSSILYTRHCRTLRFPCYDVSPSLKATFSPALTVTSQATPEPLRVMISGAPASGKGTQCELITQKYGLVHIAAGDLLRAEVNSGSKNGKLAKEYMEKGQLVPNEIVVLMVKERLSQPDSQENGWLLDGYPRSHSQAVALKELGFEPDLFILLEVPEEILVERVAGRRLDPVTGKIYHLKYSPPDTKEIAARLTQRFDDTEEKVRLRLKTHHQNVEDVLSMYQDVTVKVNGNAPKTDVFCQIDRLLAGLLEQRKDAIESLAA from the exons ATACGCGAATCCAGTTTCTTCTTCTAGGCAACGGCAACCAGTTCACCTCCCTTACGTTTCGAACAGTTCAATCTTGTATACTCGTCACTGTCGAACCTTACGTTTCCCGTGTTATGATGTTTCTCCCTCACTGAAGGCTACGTTTTCTCCTGCATTAACT GTTACGTCTCAGGCAACACCAGAGCCTCTCAGAGTCATGATATCTGGTGCTCCCGCTTCCGGTAAAGGCACACAATGCGAACTTATTACTCAGAAA TATGGTTTGGTGCATATCGCTGCTGGAGATTTACTTAGGGCAGAAGTCAATAGTGGCAGCAAAAATGGGAAGCTAGCAAAAGAGTATATGGAGAAAGGACAGTTAGTCCCTAATGAAATAGTTGTGCTG ATGGTAAAAGAGCGGCTGTCGCAACCTGATTCTCAGGAAAATGGTTGGCTCTTGGATGGTTATCCCAGGAGTCATTCTCAAGCAGTTGCTCTTAAGGAACTTGGCTTTGAGCCTGatcttttcattcttcttgaA GTCCCAGAAGAAATTCTTGTTGAGAGAGTTGCTGGAAGAAGACTGGATCCCGTTACTGGTAAGATATATCATTTGAAGTATTCTCCACCTGACACTAAAGAAATTGCTGCCAGACTTACACAGCGCTTTGATGACACTGAAGAAAAG GTGAGGCTGAGATTGAAAACCCATCACCAGAATGTGGAGGATGTTCTTTCCATGTATCAAGATGTAACAGTGAAG GTGAATGGAAATGCACCAAAGACAGATGTATTTTGTCAAATAGATAGATTGCTAGCAGGACTTTTAGAGCAACGAAAGGATGCTATAGAATCTCTGGCTGCATAG